A window of the Chryseobacterium arthrosphaerae genome harbors these coding sequences:
- a CDS encoding non-ribosomal peptide synthetase family protein — protein sequence MITGKISTSEAQSMGQAVLLSPEDREKLLHDFNKTGWDYRQEETLASLFRKQMDLHPDHIAIVYQDQKMTYRELDQRSNQIANALAEEGVTEGMYVPVWLNRSLEWVVAVLGIVKTGAAYVPVDPAYPSKRVEYILSDTSAKVIITNNTLETSFSEKENIKVIDPSHLGNPDHFSSQPLDIKIHQDALAYTIYTSGSTGKPKGVMVTHRAIQHLVTWHNHYFHVDHTSKLSLVAGLAFDISVWETWSALISGATLFIAEDEERTDVSALVGYFSKNRITHGFVPTVLVPAFIEKTKSYSDLALKYLFTAGEKLKPVLTTELSYELIDYYGPTECTVYATFRKVKDINGKYVSSIGKPIANAKAYILGENMELLPVGAVGELFIGGDLLAQGYLNNEELTAAKFITSPFRENEIIYRTGDLAKWLPDGDIEFLGRIDNQVKIRGFRVELGEVERTLSRQENIQEATVITKDTLTNNKYLVAFIVPESNAEKDITSVRNLLKEELPGYMIPAQIIFIDKIPLTANGKTDVNALKELADKEAKELISFEPPTNETERIIADIWSSELERPVINMTDNFFDIGGNSLLVAVVAVALQRRLDIKVYLRDIYQYPVLQQLSEVLIRRSKEEREAAPTEDVEPYVELQKDVYLAPGTVFAGGFDPVQLENPSVIFLTGVTGFVGIHLLQELLDTTSADIYCLVRAQDEFQAMEKIDRCYKQYHIVRKEEQKIRIIPVIGDLALPSLGLSEDTFRMLAVKVDLIYHSGSSVNFIEPYSYMKAPNVEGLREIIKLAGAERTKCLALLSTISVYSWGHIFTGKTVMMESDDIEQNLMSVSKDIGYVRSKWVMEAVADLAAKEGLPLITYRLGYAMCHSETGASAPYQWWSGLVKNCVEFKSYPALTELREGLITVDYMTKAMAYITKNKEALGKKFNLIASPETNLTLEDFFGLMKKYYPFTLEGLPYKEWRKQWEDDSKNRLYPLTSLFKDNMHEGLSTVELYQNTYIWDCSNVIRFLEGSGIKEPVFDKKIMDSYLNYLGIPVS from the coding sequence ATGATAACAGGCAAAATTTCAACATCAGAGGCGCAGTCAATGGGACAGGCAGTATTATTGTCTCCGGAAGACAGAGAGAAGCTATTACATGATTTTAATAAAACCGGCTGGGATTATCGGCAAGAAGAAACTCTTGCAAGTCTCTTCCGGAAGCAGATGGACCTTCATCCTGATCATATTGCGATTGTATATCAGGATCAGAAGATGACTTACCGTGAACTGGATCAAAGGAGCAATCAGATCGCCAATGCACTGGCAGAAGAAGGTGTCACGGAGGGAATGTATGTTCCTGTATGGCTGAACCGCTCACTGGAGTGGGTAGTTGCTGTACTTGGCATTGTCAAAACCGGAGCCGCATATGTTCCTGTAGATCCTGCTTACCCTTCAAAACGGGTAGAATATATTCTTTCAGATACCTCTGCCAAAGTAATCATTACCAATAATACTTTGGAGACTTCTTTTTCAGAGAAAGAAAACATAAAAGTAATAGATCCAAGTCATCTGGGAAATCCGGATCATTTCTCTTCCCAGCCACTGGATATCAAAATTCATCAGGATGCTTTAGCTTATACCATTTATACATCCGGATCTACAGGAAAACCGAAAGGAGTGATGGTTACCCATCGTGCTATTCAGCATCTGGTTACATGGCATAATCATTATTTTCATGTAGATCACACCTCGAAACTAAGCCTTGTAGCAGGGCTTGCTTTTGACATTTCCGTATGGGAAACCTGGTCCGCACTTATTTCCGGAGCCACACTTTTTATTGCAGAAGACGAAGAAAGAACAGACGTTTCTGCGTTGGTAGGGTATTTCAGTAAGAACCGTATTACTCATGGCTTTGTGCCAACAGTTCTTGTCCCTGCTTTTATAGAAAAGACTAAAAGTTACAGTGATCTGGCACTGAAATATCTTTTCACCGCCGGAGAAAAGCTGAAGCCTGTGCTCACCACAGAGCTGAGTTACGAGCTTATCGATTATTACGGTCCTACAGAATGTACAGTATATGCCACATTCAGAAAAGTAAAAGATATCAATGGAAAATATGTTTCTTCAATAGGAAAACCGATCGCCAATGCAAAAGCATATATCCTTGGCGAAAATATGGAGCTGCTTCCGGTAGGTGCGGTGGGGGAACTGTTTATCGGAGGAGATCTTCTGGCTCAGGGATATCTTAACAACGAAGAACTTACAGCTGCAAAATTTATAACCAGTCCTTTCAGGGAAAATGAAATAATATACCGCACCGGCGATCTCGCCAAATGGCTTCCGGACGGGGATATTGAATTTTTAGGAAGGATAGATAATCAGGTGAAGATCAGAGGGTTCAGAGTGGAGCTGGGAGAGGTGGAACGTACCCTAAGCCGGCAGGAAAATATACAGGAAGCAACCGTGATCACGAAAGATACCCTGACAAACAATAAATATCTTGTGGCCTTTATCGTACCGGAATCCAATGCTGAAAAAGATATAACATCAGTAAGAAACCTGTTGAAAGAAGAGCTGCCGGGCTATATGATCCCGGCACAGATTATTTTTATAGATAAAATACCCCTTACTGCCAATGGAAAAACTGACGTCAATGCATTAAAAGAGCTGGCAGATAAAGAGGCTAAAGAATTGATTTCCTTCGAGCCGCCAACCAATGAAACTGAGAGGATCATTGCAGATATCTGGTCATCGGAACTGGAGCGGCCTGTAATCAATATGACGGATAATTTCTTTGATATTGGAGGCAATTCCCTGCTGGTAGCTGTTGTAGCTGTAGCCTTACAGAGAAGGCTGGACATCAAAGTCTACTTAAGGGATATTTATCAATACCCGGTATTGCAGCAACTTTCAGAAGTTTTGATCCGCAGATCTAAAGAAGAGCGGGAAGCGGCTCCTACAGAAGATGTAGAACCTTATGTGGAGCTACAGAAAGACGTTTATCTTGCACCGGGAACCGTATTTGCCGGAGGTTTTGATCCTGTACAGCTTGAAAATCCGTCTGTTATCTTCCTTACCGGGGTTACCGGATTTGTAGGCATTCATCTTCTTCAGGAACTTCTGGATACTACTAGTGCTGATATTTATTGTCTGGTAAGGGCCCAGGATGAATTTCAGGCCATGGAAAAAATTGACCGCTGCTATAAGCAATATCATATCGTTCGGAAAGAAGAGCAGAAAATAAGAATTATTCCTGTAATCGGTGATCTGGCATTGCCATCATTGGGACTGTCAGAAGATACATTCAGAATGCTGGCAGTGAAGGTTGATCTGATCTACCATTCCGGAAGCTCCGTTAATTTTATTGAGCCTTATTCCTATATGAAAGCACCCAATGTAGAAGGATTGAGAGAGATTATAAAGCTGGCTGGGGCAGAAAGAACCAAATGTCTGGCGTTGCTTTCAACAATATCGGTATACAGCTGGGGACATATTTTTACAGGCAAGACTGTGATGATGGAATCTGATGATATAGAACAGAACCTGATGTCAGTAAGTAAAGATATAGGCTATGTAAGAAGTAAATGGGTAATGGAAGCTGTTGCCGACCTTGCAGCAAAAGAAGGGCTGCCTTTGATCACCTATCGCCTTGGGTATGCTATGTGTCACAGTGAAACAGGAGCCAGTGCTCCATACCAATGGTGGTCCGGATTAGTAAAAAATTGTGTGGAATTTAAGTCATATCCGGCACTGACAGAGCTTCGGGAAGGTCTTATCACGGTAGATTATATGACTAAAGCCATGGCATATATCACCAAAAATAAAGAAGCATTAGGGAAGAAATTCAATCTGATTGCCAGTCCGGAAACCAATCTTACCCTGGAAGACTTTTTTGGTCTTATGAAAAAATATTATCCATTTACCCTGGAAGGACTTCCGTATAAAGAATGGAGAAAACAGTGGGAGGATGATAGTAAAAACCGCCTGTATCCGCTTACAAGTCTTTTTAAAGATAATATGCATGAAGGCTTATCTACGGTAGAGCTTTATCAGAATACCTATATCTGGGACTGTTCCAATGTCATCCGGTTTCTGGAAGGCTCGGGGATCAAGGAGCCGGTATTTGATAAAAAAATAATGGATTCATATCTGAATTACCTCGGTATCCCGGTTTCATAA
- a CDS encoding TniQ family protein, which yields MPHIQILDKNIWAHYTPPYQDELFTSWFFRLSQAHGVKSHSFAKYYFGKEQLWNRDIDNSASDYLKKVIVENSPLLDQDVENLFLTSYETILFEQRNLNGNTQGILPFGIYHRKRKNKSLLYCPSCIGKKPYYKKAWRLSISYFCTDCKILLKDCCESCGNGISFHRLEQGNKHKIQAHPLDTCYFCTASLSSNWEDANNSQILLQTKINSIVKDGYSKEFQYSFSYFKVLHIILLLISRKHNTWGRLRNACEFEFGPLPIEDGSWYFWSITNRRIIFETAFRIIEDFPFFQFLIQKHNLRLSEFKKDHILPYSFENIFKNI from the coding sequence ATGCCACACATTCAAATATTAGATAAAAATATATGGGCACATTATACCCCACCATATCAGGATGAACTTTTTACAAGTTGGTTTTTTAGACTATCACAAGCCCATGGAGTAAAAAGTCATTCCTTCGCAAAGTATTATTTTGGCAAAGAACAGCTCTGGAATAGAGATATTGACAATAGCGCCAGTGATTACTTAAAAAAAGTTATAGTTGAAAATAGTCCACTTTTAGATCAGGATGTTGAAAATTTATTTCTGACTTCCTACGAAACAATACTATTTGAACAGAGAAACTTGAATGGGAATACTCAGGGAATTCTTCCTTTTGGAATTTACCACAGGAAAAGAAAAAATAAAAGCCTTTTGTATTGTCCTAGTTGTATTGGAAAAAAACCTTATTACAAAAAGGCCTGGAGACTTTCAATTTCCTACTTTTGTACTGACTGCAAAATTTTACTAAAAGATTGTTGTGAATCTTGTGGTAATGGAATATCATTTCATAGATTGGAACAAGGAAATAAACATAAAATCCAAGCTCACCCACTCGATACCTGTTATTTTTGTACAGCTTCACTTTCCTCAAACTGGGAAGATGCCAATAATTCCCAAATCTTACTTCAGACAAAAATTAATTCTATAGTGAAAGATGGATACTCTAAAGAATTCCAGTACAGCTTCAGCTATTTCAAAGTACTACATATTATACTTTTGCTCATAAGTCGCAAACATAATACTTGGGGAAGACTTAGAAATGCTTGTGAATTTGAATTTGGCCCACTACCTATCGAAGACGGAAGTTGGTACTTCTGGTCAATTACCAATAGAAGAATTATTTTTGAAACGGCATTTAGGATTATTGAAGACTTCCCTTTTTTCCAGTTTCTAATACAGAAGCACAATCTACGATTAAGTGAATTTAAAAAGGATCATATACTTCCATATTCATTTGAAAATATATTTAAAAATATTTAG
- a CDS encoding helix-turn-helix domain-containing protein, giving the protein MKQEIFYLNVGQQVVYNDIPCTIIRNIDIKRISIEEVESGIIHTVNIGDVYPADSKQESNNRDLLDFTDKEWEKAQERFQIIRPVLENRGDQYIVKQAADLAKVTSNTIYRWIRWYDKTGSIGSLLGEKKNGGRGKSRLSPEQEEIIQKCIDEIYLTSFRKSINYLIRAIAFECNKLDIQMPHSTTIRRRINEISEEEKVKQRYGKKISDNKFRPIRGNFPHAHYPLSVVQIDHTPVDIILVDEVFRQPFNRPYLTVAIDVYSRMILGINISFDPPGAMGTGLCISNAILPKETYLQKLGVDGSWGCWGVMETIHVDNAKEFRGIMLKKACENYGINLEFRPVATPHYGGHIERFLGSFSKAVHDLPGTTFSNTKERSTYKSEKHASFTLAEFEKWIVTYIVNVYHKTIHSGIGMTPEEKYIEGIFGNNETKGMGLPPRFHDERKIRLDFMPYLERTIQATGVVIDHIHYYDEVLRKYIATPNSNKNLKKYSFRRNPKDISVIYFFDPDLNEYFEIPYRDTRYPPMSVWEYRAAVKKWKEDNTGAINEAHIFESYKKLEEIELKAIKATKRLSKNSRRMITKEFNGKENFLENITKVNNDLELSEVNKTQTSDTREINFENEFTLKPFENLDDEAFDN; this is encoded by the coding sequence ATGAAACAGGAAATTTTTTATCTGAATGTAGGTCAGCAAGTAGTTTATAATGATATTCCATGTACTATTATAAGGAATATCGATATTAAGCGTATAAGTATTGAAGAAGTAGAAAGCGGAATAATACATACGGTTAATATTGGTGACGTCTACCCTGCTGATTCAAAACAGGAATCCAACAATAGAGACTTACTGGATTTCACTGATAAAGAGTGGGAAAAGGCACAGGAAAGATTTCAGATTATCCGTCCGGTTCTTGAAAACCGAGGAGATCAGTATATTGTTAAGCAAGCTGCTGATTTGGCAAAGGTTACTAGCAATACAATATACAGATGGATACGTTGGTATGATAAGACAGGGAGCATAGGATCCTTACTTGGAGAAAAAAAGAATGGTGGCCGGGGAAAATCAAGACTATCTCCAGAGCAAGAAGAAATAATACAGAAATGTATCGATGAAATATACTTGACATCCTTTAGAAAATCTATTAATTATCTTATTAGAGCAATTGCATTTGAATGTAATAAACTGGACATACAAATGCCACACTCAACAACAATACGAAGACGTATAAACGAGATTTCTGAAGAGGAAAAGGTCAAACAACGTTATGGTAAAAAAATTTCTGATAATAAATTTAGGCCAATAAGAGGAAATTTCCCACATGCTCATTATCCTCTATCAGTCGTACAGATTGACCATACCCCGGTAGATATAATACTTGTTGATGAAGTATTTCGTCAGCCTTTTAATAGGCCATATTTGACTGTTGCCATTGATGTGTACAGTCGGATGATTTTAGGAATCAACATTTCATTTGATCCACCCGGAGCTATGGGGACAGGTCTTTGTATCTCAAATGCAATACTTCCAAAAGAAACATATCTTCAAAAATTAGGAGTTGATGGATCGTGGGGATGTTGGGGCGTAATGGAAACTATTCATGTTGATAATGCAAAAGAATTTAGAGGAATTATGTTAAAAAAAGCATGTGAAAATTATGGTATTAATCTTGAGTTCCGCCCTGTAGCTACTCCACACTATGGAGGACATATTGAAAGATTTCTTGGTTCATTTTCAAAAGCAGTCCATGATCTCCCAGGCACAACATTTTCAAACACGAAGGAACGCTCAACTTATAAATCTGAAAAACACGCTTCATTCACGCTGGCAGAGTTTGAGAAATGGATAGTTACTTATATAGTCAATGTATATCATAAAACTATACATTCTGGTATTGGAATGACTCCTGAAGAAAAATATATTGAAGGAATATTTGGTAATAATGAAACTAAAGGTATGGGACTTCCCCCACGTTTCCATGATGAAAGAAAGATAAGACTTGACTTTATGCCTTATTTAGAAAGAACAATACAGGCAACAGGAGTTGTGATCGATCATATTCATTATTATGATGAAGTATTAAGAAAATACATTGCTACCCCTAATAGCAATAAGAATTTAAAGAAGTATTCATTTAGAAGAAATCCTAAAGACATAAGCGTAATCTATTTTTTTGATCCGGACCTAAATGAATATTTTGAAATACCTTACAGAGATACTCGCTATCCTCCTATGTCAGTGTGGGAGTATAGAGCTGCAGTAAAAAAATGGAAAGAAGATAATACCGGGGCTATTAATGAGGCACATATATTTGAAAGCTATAAAAAGCTGGAAGAAATTGAATTAAAAGCAATTAAAGCAACTAAAAGACTTTCCAAGAATTCCAGAAGGATGATAACAAAAGAATTCAATGGCAAAGAAAATTTCCTGGAAAATATTACAAAAGTCAATAATGACCTAGAATTATCCGAGGTTAACAAAACTCAAACTTCGGATACTAGAGAGATTAACTTTGAAAACGAATTCACACTAAAACCATTTGAAAACTTAGATGATGAAGCATTTGACAACTAA
- a CDS encoding YdeI/OmpD-associated family protein — protein MNAQPIEFKAVIKQNGTMNAAFVEFPFSTEELFNKKGQVKIKAIFDGTIEYRGSLAKMKSACHILGLTQEIRKQLDKTFGDEVSVSLVEDQEERVVDIADDIAAVFDENPEARIMFDKMSYTHKKEYIRWIEEAKKPETRENRKIKMIQMILDGKKGV, from the coding sequence ATGAACGCTCAACCCATAGAATTCAAAGCCGTCATTAAGCAAAACGGAACTATGAATGCTGCATTTGTAGAATTTCCTTTTTCAACGGAAGAGCTATTCAACAAAAAAGGACAGGTGAAAATCAAAGCCATATTTGACGGTACAATTGAATACCGTGGAAGTCTGGCCAAAATGAAATCTGCCTGCCATATATTGGGATTAACCCAGGAGATCAGAAAGCAGCTTGATAAAACCTTTGGTGATGAGGTTTCCGTTTCTCTTGTGGAAGATCAAGAAGAGAGAGTGGTTGACATTGCAGATGATATTGCTGCTGTTTTTGATGAAAACCCTGAAGCCAGGATAATGTTCGACAAAATGAGCTATACACACAAAAAAGAGTATATCCGCTGGATTGAAGAAGCTAAAAAGCCCGAAACAAGAGAAAACAGAAAGATCAAAATGATTCAGATGATTCTGGATGGGAAGAAAGGGGTATAA
- a CDS encoding TniB family NTP-binding protein yields the protein MMKHLTTKTKELVLSGSLEEKIFHLRKQKWIPYPNADKILAKLDDLKNYPTVDRMPNLLIVGETNNGKTALINRFYKKNNPYIREGEYDVVIAPVLVVQAPAEPDEKSFYNKILQILNAPIIKSESPDIKQRRIISLFKKLEVKLIIVDEIHHVLAGSPLKQRIFLNVLKYLSNELKIPIICVGIRDAFNVIQSDSQLSNRFETVILERWKMNEVYLQFLVNYEALLPLENPSYLAENSMASRILAMSDGLIGEINTILVKAAELALNSGLNKIDHKILDNIEYVSPEDRKKILRRANL from the coding sequence ATGATGAAGCATTTGACAACTAAAACCAAGGAGCTTGTTTTAAGTGGAAGCTTAGAAGAAAAAATCTTTCATTTAAGAAAACAAAAATGGATTCCTTATCCTAATGCTGATAAAATACTAGCAAAATTGGACGACCTTAAAAACTACCCAACGGTAGATCGAATGCCTAATTTATTGATTGTTGGAGAAACAAACAATGGAAAAACAGCATTGATTAATAGGTTTTATAAGAAAAACAATCCATATATCCGGGAAGGAGAATATGATGTTGTTATCGCTCCAGTGCTTGTTGTACAGGCACCGGCGGAACCCGATGAGAAGAGCTTTTATAATAAGATTCTACAAATTCTCAATGCACCAATAATAAAAAGTGAAAGTCCAGATATAAAACAAAGAAGGATTATTTCCTTGTTTAAGAAACTAGAAGTAAAACTTATTATCGTTGATGAAATACATCATGTTCTTGCAGGAAGTCCTCTTAAACAACGAATATTTTTGAATGTTCTAAAGTATTTAAGCAATGAACTAAAAATTCCAATTATCTGTGTAGGTATTCGCGATGCATTCAATGTCATTCAGTCTGATTCCCAACTCTCGAATAGGTTTGAAACAGTTATACTGGAAAGATGGAAAATGAATGAAGTATACTTACAGTTTCTCGTAAATTATGAGGCGCTTCTCCCTCTTGAAAACCCGTCATATCTTGCTGAGAACTCAATGGCATCAAGAATTTTAGCAATGTCAGATGGTCTGATCGGAGAAATAAATACCATCTTAGTAAAAGCAGCCGAGCTTGCTCTTAATAGTGGGCTCAATAAAATTGATCACAAAATTTTGGATAATATTGAATACGTTTCTCCAGAGGATAGAAAGAAAATTTTGCGAAGAGCTAATTTATAA
- a CDS encoding heteromeric transposase endonuclease subunit TnsA, giving the protein MVQIIQNKVRKIGLKHSSLSGSFFSAKTNKEVQFESSLERDFIFLLEMDWVIESYHEQPVTIYYSDSEGKQRSYTPDFLFYWHYRFASKGAKPLLIEIKYKEDLEKNSAIYQPKFKAAEEFCEKNGYEFKVLTEYDIRTEYLENCKFLYRYKKNKFDHSHPDIQLILKNMCDLQCTTPRELIQVCARDKYKQMELIYYMWYMVSVNIIRCIWEHPLTMDSAIWLDEVYENSYTK; this is encoded by the coding sequence ATGGTACAAATCATACAAAATAAGGTGAGAAAAATTGGCTTAAAACACAGCTCACTTTCAGGAAGCTTTTTCAGTGCTAAAACCAATAAAGAAGTTCAGTTTGAATCTTCTTTGGAAAGAGATTTTATATTTCTATTAGAAATGGATTGGGTTATCGAATCTTATCACGAGCAGCCAGTTACTATTTATTACTCAGATTCTGAGGGAAAACAACGTTCTTACACTCCTGATTTTTTATTTTACTGGCATTATCGGTTTGCGTCAAAGGGAGCAAAGCCACTACTTATCGAAATAAAATACAAAGAAGACCTGGAAAAGAACTCAGCGATTTACCAACCCAAATTTAAAGCAGCTGAGGAATTTTGTGAAAAGAATGGATATGAATTCAAAGTACTCACTGAGTATGATATCAGAACTGAGTATCTTGAAAACTGTAAGTTTTTATATCGATATAAGAAAAACAAATTTGATCATAGTCATCCGGACATACAGCTCATTTTAAAAAACATGTGCGATTTGCAATGTACAACACCAAGAGAACTCATCCAAGTGTGTGCGAGAGACAAATATAAACAGATGGAACTTATATATTATATGTGGTATATGGTTTCAGTAAATATTATACGGTGTATTTGGGAGCATCCTCTAACGATGGATTCTGCAATATGGCTTGATGAAGTTTATGAAAATTCTTATACAAAATGA
- a CDS encoding spondin domain-containing protein: MKKTFFKTTVFAAAITTALTLFSCSDSHDNMMDNSYERTITFENVVTPKDFVQSGSFQGVGNPPVIMPGQAVSIKFSAGKTQALMFATMYGLSKDWFFASQQPGIRLFDSNGNAITGDVSSGVLLWDNGTKDNMTGQAESKPIVQVPNVNASQLMKLNLAYNDVTSEFTLTITNTSGGTANETPFSPGVWAVSNYNGSQLLNSSPFFTPNTLSNPEITDIAQGGDITKMKTKLMANTGIMTGLSPALVVVYRGDKNPIYELGKADTGIGLKEIAQSGNVAKLQNSLKSLPNVKGVYVAGSAPVPPGNKIMTGFKADPGDKIAYATMFGFSNDWFYANDQNIDANVKGDLTSKTSLFDSGTGVDQYPGAGNHQALFGGTPQSENIPISKVGNQYPVPAVQNVIKVTVN; the protein is encoded by the coding sequence ATGAAAAAGACTTTTTTTAAAACCACAGTATTTGCAGCAGCGATTACAACTGCATTAACACTTTTTTCATGCAGCGATTCACACGACAACATGATGGATAATTCTTATGAGAGGACGATTACCTTTGAAAATGTTGTCACCCCTAAAGATTTTGTACAAAGCGGAAGCTTCCAGGGAGTGGGAAATCCTCCGGTAATAATGCCCGGACAGGCTGTATCCATAAAATTCAGTGCGGGAAAAACACAGGCCCTGATGTTTGCCACCATGTACGGACTTTCTAAAGACTGGTTCTTTGCGTCCCAGCAGCCAGGCATCAGACTGTTTGACTCCAACGGAAATGCTATCACAGGGGATGTATCTTCAGGGGTATTATTATGGGATAACGGGACCAAAGATAATATGACAGGACAGGCTGAAAGCAAGCCCATCGTGCAGGTTCCGAATGTAAATGCCTCCCAGCTGATGAAGCTCAATCTGGCTTATAATGACGTAACTTCGGAATTTACCTTAACCATCACCAATACATCCGGCGGAACAGCCAATGAAACCCCGTTCTCTCCCGGAGTATGGGCGGTTTCCAACTACAATGGGTCCCAACTGCTGAACAGTTCTCCATTCTTCACACCTAATACCCTATCCAATCCTGAGATTACAGATATTGCACAAGGAGGAGATATTACGAAAATGAAAACGAAACTTATGGCCAATACCGGAATTATGACAGGACTTTCTCCTGCATTAGTGGTTGTTTACCGTGGAGATAAAAATCCGATCTACGAACTTGGAAAAGCAGATACAGGAATTGGGTTAAAAGAAATTGCCCAGTCTGGAAATGTGGCTAAACTTCAGAACAGCCTGAAATCTTTACCAAACGTAAAAGGCGTATATGTGGCGGGCAGTGCACCGGTGCCACCGGGAAATAAAATTATGACCGGTTTTAAAGCTGATCCGGGAGATAAAATTGCCTATGCAACGATGTTCGGTTTTTCGAATGACTGGTTTTATGCCAATGATCAAAATATTGATGCCAATGTCAAAGGAGATCTTACCTCAAAAACGTCTTTGTTTGATTCCGGTACGGGAGTAGATCAATACCCGGGTGCAGGAAACCACCAGGCTTTATTTGGAGGAACTCCACAAAGTGAAAACATCCCTATATCGAAAGTAGGAAACCAATATCCTGTTCCGGCTGTACAGAATGTGATAAAAGTAACGGTAAATTAA